From Aricia agestis chromosome 1, ilAriAges1.1, whole genome shotgun sequence:
AAGATATAAAGAAGCAGTTCAGGTGCTTACTTTTTTCAAATGTTAATTTGTCAGATGGACAAAGTAGCAATTGTTTTCTAttatattaggttggggaaaaagtttcttcgcattttatattaaaattcacaaggtttttttataaattttatttacaattgactaaatgtgcatctttgatatcaaaatttctggATTGAAAATGctttgcgctactctcacagatactgcattaggtccataaacatcacattttttgtttcatttttaccttttttgtaataaatttttaaaatgtatcgaatttcttcattagaatcattttaacaataagaaaaacaaatgaaaatctcacatttacctaacttgaatttggaattgtcttctgtaaaattaaaactttaatgataccaaaatcagccagaatatacaattggtatagcccaagagattttatgacaagttcatacatactataatgcgaaaagactttttcccaaCCTATTAATTGTTTCCAATTAATTTACTAATTCAGTAAAGTGGTTTGTCTGATTAACGTcacattaaaaaatcaaaagtcAGACTGCCGCACtcattacttaaatgtaattaattcaaaattttgacataagctccatacattatctgtcaaactcttcatttaattgaaggttaatcataactttatgtctctgagtacgtcAGTTAgtcatttaatgattacttcaGATTTAGTTCATTCATAGACTGTAACTTCACTTGGTTCATTGAAATTTATAGGTAGGAGTGCCTCTCTGTAATTCTTGTGCAATTGTTAGGGTCCAGAATTGGAGCGTATTTTAATTGAAGAGGGTGTGATAGATGCAGATGAGAAAACAGTGTCTAAGGCGGAGGCTGTGCGAGTCCCTAAGACTCCAGCCCCACCTAAAGAGCCTCAAGTCATAGGGCATTTGGAAATTTCTGGTGAACCCATTGTAGTTATGAGAAGCCGTGGAAGGCCAAAAGGTTTGTTACTCAATTTTTAAAGCTTGCATCTAATGGTTAAAACATTTTACACGTCAACATTATGTAAACTTAAACTagattacaaaatttaactatTTGATATGCATGTGACTAGTTCATACTAACTGTTTGGattttagattatattattattattaatattttaggtcCATCACGTCAGAAAATTGAAGAGTGTCCAATCTGTGATATGAAATTTACTTCTGTGGGCCGATATATGTCCCACGTAGCTCGACATGGTCCAGTACAATTTAAATGTGGTTGTGATACAGTCTTTGCTACAAGACAAAGTTTTTGTGAACACCAGAAGGAAACGGGACATACAGGTCGTACTGTAGTACCCTGTGTACCTAAAGAGGAAAATGAAGAAACAAATGTAATAAACTTAGTCTGATTTAATCATAGgctatgatataataatatatagctatGATTCATAGCTATACTAAAAAGATATTtgagtttattttataaagctAGTGATAACTATCTGTTACTTTAGGACATTGTAGCTATTGCAGTTTTCAAGAAAATAACAGTCAATGAAAATTATTGTTCATGTAAAAACAATATGTACTCTTAATATTTCTTACAGGCAAAAACCGAAATTAAGGACGAGACAGTTTCACAGGACAGTACAAGTCAAACGAGCACAGATCAGACAATGACCATAGTAGACAGTGCAGAGACCATGCAGGAGCTAAATGAGACCCCCACGGTAACTGAAAATGAACTAGAAGGTGAAATAGTGGAAATACAAGAGGAGGAAATAAATGTTGAAGGGGATTACGTTATCACTACTAGTGAAGAGAACAATGGTAAATCATTCATAGTTTAcaacataattttgaaaaaactaAGAATATAATTGATAACAGGtttttatacttactgtaaCACAACAGGGATAGGAAATGCTATCTGTCAGTATGTTATAATTGAAACACAAGTATGGACAAAAAGATAGATTTGCCAACCTTTAGTAGCAAGGATTATGGATAGATAGGATATTGAAATTAGCTGTAAGTATAGGTTGGGTTACGTCAAGGCCTGTCAACAAATCAATATTAATGTGTCAGTTACTCTTACTCATCACCTCACTTCATATATAATAACTAAACATAGTTTTATGCAATCTGTCTATGAATAAATTCTGATTGcaaatgttataaaaacataTACTTAATTCAATACAAAGTGTACAATATACTACAGTGCTATGCTAACCGCTTaaccaataaaaataataatacaacaaaatataaactatagaccgacaaggctttatattaaCATAGGTGGGGGCAGGGGCGCTGCCGGTTAAGGATAACTGTCAAAAACATGTCCAAAATGGCGTTATTGTATGGTGgcggcgttagttccttttttcgccacgttcatttaaagccttgtcgggcTCTGGATAAGATTGCTCCTAGTCCTTCTTAAATTTATTTGACATGTCACTTGCAAGACAAGGATAACAATATTGCATAGATTATTATCCAGTGTGCAAAATATATGTATGAGTTTTCAAACAGTTTGGTTATTTCAATACATATCCAGAAGTGAACATGGATTCAACCATAGAAACAAAAACTGAGACTGAAACAGAAGAAAATGGACGACATAAGTTCAAATGCCAGTTCTGCCCGAAATTGTATAACAGCAAACAAAGCAAGTCACTGCACATGAAGGTATTgtttttataaatcattttattaCCATTTTTAATGTTTACTTCTGTAAaccccataataataataattgctttaGAAGTTTAGAAAATCAGTAGTAGTCACAGATATATATCAAGATCACAGATTTTAgatattttcctgttctgagatcAAGATAGTAAATGCTTTTCCCTTGTAGAAGACTAAACTGTGTTGCGACTTTGCGAggaatatattttcaaaattatagaATTGCTGGTTGCCTGATCTTGTACAGCAATTCATCGCAACGAAGCCTAGTGGCGTTCCAGTAGAAACGCATCGTAAGGTCTATTAAGATCAAGAATAAGAAtgcatttatttttagcattacacaatacatcataatattaagttactggTACAgttcaccataatattattataaataataactagctgttgcccgcgacttcgtccgcgtggacttcaatttatagcgcgcgatgtcaacaaaattggtgtcaaaagcttttataaaaaaaaacctggtacccattaaatcaatacagctgtgcagtgtgcaaacaataagtacttcatttttgtatgttaaactttatatattatgccaaattttaaagcttatttagccccccaattacacaactttacccataaactatttatcattgataggtttaaggttacgtcactgcacagataaagtactgagttatttaataccgtagaatagatataacaatcgaaaaaatcgaatcttaattgtaagatgataccacctcttatagaaagacttttgagcaaacGTCAGCGCGATgcagaagacgcacggcgccatctattatgactttttggaacaaatttacgacccttacaacccttttttccagtaaaaaagtagcctatgtcctttctcaggctttagactatcagtatacaaaatttcattacaatcggttcggtagttttggcgtttggcatgaaagcgagactgacagacagacagacagacagagatactttcgcattcataatattagtacagattatgtgcacactgcacagctgtttttgggtattttgattaattaagggccgcgctacaccggaatggcagcggcgaggcgagcactttcagcgctgccattccggtgtagcgcgctgcgcggccctaagaggggtaccacttaccagggttttaaaaagtttttaaatttgacacaaattttgttgacaccgcgcgctataaactaaagtccacgcggacgaagtcgcgggcaacagctagttatgaataaaaacaataatatataataaagtaggtatgattagttctgttataataatgaagtaaaaaataaagcgccatctgttttcatatattagaattaaaatgttgattgcattgatatattttctggatggaatataggccaacacaacacactcgaactccttagaaatgcagtaggagttctataagataagatagattgattattattatagcaagtgataacattattaaacataatattctaacgtattaaaaactataaacaaaaacataacaactaataagtatgattagttctatgttacaacgaagtaaaaaaaagcgccatctgttgaatcgtattagaactaaaatgttcattgcatcgcgtcgatatatttctggattttttataatattatacataaaatatatttaagatttttgaaatattattttaatacacatccaagacccaggaacattgaaaactttttgttccgcctgcgggactcgaacccaggacccccgggatgagcgctggccacgcgcaatgcgaagtaattttcatcgatattttcatggaaataagatattttcccacatcaaaatgtagcctatgtcctttctcagactctagaataactgtgtacaaaatttcattgcaatctattcagtagttttggcgtgaaagcgagacagacaggcagacagacagacagacagagatactttcgcagtatatttcgcagtatttataagtcgctagttatgaataaaaacaataatatataataaagtaggtatgattagttctgttataataatgaagtaaaaaattaagcgccatctgttttcatatattagaattaaaatgttgattgcattgatatattttctggatggaatataggccaacacaacacactcgaactccttagaaatgcagtaggagttctataagataagatagattattattatagcaagtgataatattattaaacataatattctaacgtattaaaaactataaacaaaaacataataactaataagtatgattagttctatgttacaacgaagtaaaaaaaagcgccatctgttgaatcgtattagaactaaaatgttcattgcatcgcgtcgatatatttctggattttttataatattatacataaaatatattaaagatttttgaaatattattttaatacacatccaagacccaggaacattgaaaactttttgttccgcctgcgggactcgaacccaggacccccgggatgagcgctggccacgcgcaatgcgaagtaattttcatcgatattttcatggaaataagatattttcccacatcaaaatgtagcctatgtcctttctcagactctagaataactgtgtacaaaatttcattgcaatcggttcagtagttttggcgtgaaagcgagatagacagacagacagacagacagagatactttcgcatttataatattagtatagattatttatttattattcataataatacatGGTGAGACACAAATTGTTAGGGCTACTTTAACTAGAGgtaaatacaaaatgtttaCAGTGTTGCCAGAATTaggataattaaaataatttaaagtatttaaagtatattAACTGTGATGTAGGCGGTCCACATGGGCGAGCGAGGGCACGTGTGCGGCGAGTGCGGTGCGCGGTTCGCCTACCCGCGCTCGCTGGCGCTGCACAAGATATCGCACCGCCGCGCGCGTAACCGGGGATTCGCCTGCGATCTCTGTGGAAAGGTAAAGGGAGTCTTgcgatttttttcttattagcaTGACCTCTAGCTGTCTATCTTTACTAAATTTTACCAGTAAGGGCTCCCACTCAAAACTGCGTATtcgtgcgaattcgcatcgcaatgtcatttttactataagttttgtcgcagatatttgcgttCCGATGCGAATTCCCAATTTCGTGTGGGAGCTCTAAAGGTCCAAATCTGtgttaaccgattcaatgcggcgcaagtttttgaagactttcagtcgtggcggcatacaattttgtcgtgacacgtgagccgtgtcatacgccatataagtagatgacacggctaccgtgtcaccaGCCACGTTAAAAAacgtttattgtttttcttggtttttacttgtttattaacttaatttatttaattgaacccaaACCATTGTTGTTAACgaaaggctacgttgttttcgagtagttttactaagttttaatctgaaaatggcaggtaagcgatttttttattcaggtgttgcaaaccttttgtaggtttcaaagttagaaaaatgagtatattaaaatatatatctgggtttccgatgtaaataatacgttcttaaaaaaaaaaagaagttcgttgttaagttgttttaaccaacttccaataAGGAGGAGGTTACACATTCGgcttcacacacacacacacacattcgtttggacatttttttatgtgtgttcaacgattactccgctgtttgggaaccgattttcaaaaaatagtagatttgtaataattttatgtcaACTTAAGTATTTGTCTACAAAATTGCGAGAACTtgaaagtctaaaataatatagaataatatgggctttattttcttaaaagtttactactaaaaagcccagccgcacattatccaaatttctgatcagaaaaatacattttgacacgtcagaattctgatagcatgcggggtccacaacaaaatgtatgaacagagtgcgttccggcgggggtCCGGCGGACGTACGGCCGAGTTAAAAAAGAAGACAgccttttttcaattcacagaatattcagaaacgaagcctataggcttgttttaTTGCGTGGAAGaccggttttgttcggagtagaaccttcttgactgtaatttgagggagatacaatcgctttctaaatgacacggctcacgtgtcatactaaatgacacggctcacgtgtcatactaaatgacacggctcacgtgtcatacgccacacgttaaaaacccataagacgcggctgccgtgtaatccgcgatgaatgcaccttttaaaaaaggttgacggggGCCGtcgtactttttttcaattcacagaatattcagaggcgaagcctatagccttgttctacgtggaaaattaagataattttgttcagagtaaaaccttctaaagtgtaatttgagggagatacaagcgttttttaaatgacacggctcacgtgtcatacgccacacgttaaaaacatgtatgacacggctcccgcgtcatccgcactgaatcggttaaatatCCCACAAtcttttttgttaatttacaCAAAactaaagtgataatattatgtcatttaaCATATTAGGATTTAAGGATATATTATAGTAGGAAGTagaaggatataatattatagggctGAGGGCTCTATCCTTCATGTAAAGCTTTTGAGACCAGTGAATATAGAAATGGCCCTTATGCGATGTGATAGTTTTTGTATATTGTAGCCTTTTTAAAGAAGATCCTGTATTGGTTATTTTATAACAAGTATGTTTTGATACAGGTGCTAAACCACCCGTCGTCGGTGGTGTACCACAAGCAGTCTGAGCACGCGGCGCAGCGGTTCGTGTGCGGCAAGTGCGGCAAGTGCTTCCGCCACAAGCAGCTGCTACAGCGACACCAGCTGGTGCACTCCGAGGCGCGCCCCTACGCCTGCAAGGTGGGTTTTGATACAGGGGCTAAACCACCCGTCGTCGGTGGTGTACCACAAGCAGTCTGAGCACGCGGCGCAGCAGTCCGTGTGCGGCAAGTGCTTCCGCCACAAGCAGCTGCTACAGCGACACCAGCTGGTGCACTCCGAGGCGCGCCCCTACGCCTGCAAGGTGGGTTTTGATACAGGTGCTAAACCACCCGTCGTCGGTGGTGTACCTTAAGCAGTCTGAGCACGCGGCGCAGCGGTTCGTGTGCGGCAAGTGCTTCCGCCACAAGCAGCTGCTACAGCGACACCAGCTGGTGCACTCCGAGGCGCGCCCCTACGCCTGCAAGGTGGGTTTTGATACAGGTGCTAAACCACCCGTCGTCGGTGGTGTACCTTAAGCAGTCTGAGCACGCGGCGCAGCGGTTCGTGTGCGGCAAGTGCTTCCGCCACAAGCAGCTGCTACAGCGACACCAGCTGGTGCACTCCGAGGCGCGCCCCTACGCCTGCAAGGTGGGTTTTGATACAGGTGCTAAACCACCCGTCGTCGGTGGTGTACCTTAAGCAGTCTGAGCACGCGGCGCAGCGCTTCGTGTGCGGCAAGTGCTTCCGCCACAAGCAGCTGCTGCAGCGACACCAGCTGGTGCACTTCGAGGCGCGCCCCTACGCCTGCaagatggttttttttttttatataaaataagggtgcaaacgaacGGAtcagctgatggaaagcaactaacgTCGCCCATGGCGAGCAGATAGAGAGATGCAGGTGTGTTGCGTGTGCCGGGTGATAAGAGTGTGTGCTACAATTATCACGGGCAGCATCATCACCTACAGTTAAGACGAAGATAGCAAGTTGTACATTAgttcaaatttaatattatcaagACACCAATGATAGTGATGGTATGAACTACTAAAGcttacaaccttacacaaaaagtATGTAAGAGACAGGTTTCTACAACTGAtgtagtaataaattattaagtttataagtTACGactatttattgaaatattcatGTTTTTCAGATATGTAACTCAAGATTTAAAACAAAACCAAACCTATTAAACCACCAGCTCCTACATTCGGGCATCAAAAAGTTTTCCTGTCAAATATGTAAGGTCAAGTTCGCTCACAAGACTAGTCTTACACTGCACATGAGATGGCATACTGGTAAGATATTGAAATATACCATcagataaatttaattataagcagatggcggacctacgttaatGGGCAGGATTACGTGAAATATTGACTTCACATAATACGGCCGTTAGTTGTGATCTggcagctgggtttgacataacgtaaCTGGAACACAGAGGTCGGCCATCTGATTATGACTCAATTAGTCTCACAGTACTTACTTAgccccggccgcacattataaaCAAAATCTGATCAGCAAAATTCGGACGTCCGCcagaacgcactctgttcatacattttgttgtggaccccacatactatcagaattctgacgtgtcaaaatgtatgagcgtccgaatttttctgatcagaaattcggataatgtgcggccgggcatcatatttttttacttgaagTCATATTTTGCGGACATTGAAGCCGTACTCGtagaaatattgtaatttaatatagaaatcaggtaccatcgaggaagttgattcctatgcaattgacagaccaacgttatttggttgaatatgtcaattcaatgttaattgtgatctgtcggctgtgtttgacgtaacgcaaccaaactacttaggtccccgatttgcataggaatcaacttctctgatagtacaatctaTAGATGATATTGGCATTTGGCGGATTTCCGCTTTCTCACTTATTTTTTAAGATCAACTCATTTTATCGTGATTTAATAATGGTTGCAAAGTGTAAATAACaagtaaagtttattttataaccCTCTCTTCATCACATTTTAATTTGATACTGGTAGTTCACCTCAATTTCACAATATTTCGAAGATCGAATTTGAATAAGACCTAAAATAGTTAAATAACACCCATATTTTCTCCGTAGGTCAAAAACCGTTTGTGTGCGGCGTGTGCGGGAAGAGTTTCAGCCAGAAGGGCAACCTGTCGGAGCACGAGCGCATCCACACTGGCGAGAAGCCGTTCGCGTGCTCGCTGTGCCCGCGCCGCTTCACCACGTCCTCCCAGCACCGCCTGCACATGCGCCGGCACGAGCTGACACAGCAACAGAACCTCAGGTAGACAGTGCGGGACAGTGTCGGTAAAAATAGTGTTAGCAATCATGCAGTTATGCACCGTGGCGTACGTTTTTTTTGCTCACTAGATGGCGCAACTGTCGACCTAggtcactgatctccattatacaagtacgctggatctatgatacccacttttttttgtgccatttgaagcggaatcagcgcccccattattaggaccgagaactaaatttgacgtaaccattggtaaccatgtatgtattttaattctctatggcttaatcgttcgaattgttttcgtgtttttaatgtgttttgaattatgatattctattataaaaaaagggttttaaaaggttttacgcgattaagtaatatataaataagtggtggtagttcatagtcaaactatgaaagggtgtatgttatgtaaaacacggtacaaaaagggatgtggggttacatttcacaagtaagtgattttaacatttcatttctacgatattatccttttattgataatataagcccttaaaaatgtggcactaatcttattataccgtattcaccacatatttacgtttgttttaccgatttttgataaataataaaattcaagagtgctggagttttctgtcgataaaacttatcgatatctataataattgatttgaaatctccgataaccgatttttattatcaaatacataatacatattattatgctcttaaaataattgacaggtttccgtctgacgaaggaagactggaattatggttgaaaaaaattgaaaagcctggttggcgtccgaaaattgctactactgcttgccgttactatttgaagtgtacaaacgttctctgtgaaaatacaaggcgcaaaactaccattcgatcgtgattatgtttggaaaatttatttcagcgtctactctttcctgacagactgtaactgtataacggtaactaataaaatataatgttaaagtatcgcacatataatatttttattatttataaatacctcacctactccaccccaataaaaaatgtattcaaacgttccatatttatttatggatcgcattatccaattagttaatttccctcgcacttctgcaatcagcgccaaaatggcgaaaatcaaatgagataaagtaaataataataataataaacatttattcaacacatacacattacaccacattacaaCGGACATTTGGTTCACGTGACACAAGTGAGTAGTTATAAAAaaagaagtaataaaaaaaaagtacttataaaaaacaaaaaacataaaattacagcaacataaaagtaaaaacataaaaaaaaaacataagtacaaaaaaaaaacaaagtaaagtGATGAAGTTTACAACTATAAAAAATAGCACATTCAATGCGGTGCAATGCGAATGCCGCCGAAAAGGACCTCACTCAGGTGATGATCGCGGCATAGTTTACCTACACCGCGATCCCTGGTATTCTGTGAGGCCTTGCTAGTTGACAAATCGCTCGACAGATGTACACTGGCGTCAGTACAAACTAATCAGGAAgaatacaaattatattaaacaaattataaatatataatatacatatgatattattcattataatatggtcggaactcggaagtaaataaaataaatattatttacataataattattatactggcAAATTACAACAGTATCTAagcaataaaaatcaaaatattacattatacgaatgattaattaatattatataccccTACACCTGAGTTTCACGCCACAACTGCACCATGACGTCacaaatcgtaataattattataatcgctCAAAACAGCTGTTACTGGCGCCGGGCTGTCGGTCGGTGACCTAGATCCTAGCGAGATAAGGCTGGCGCGCGCGCCACACACTGCCAGGGAAGCCTACATAGAGCAGACCTAACTCCTGCTcctcattatttattatgtttcgttaatttttttgttaataataagtGAAATTCGGTCATCTAGattaaatcgataaaaattggcttgctagatccataaataaatagggaacttttatattattactaaactttccgcgcggcttctcccacgtaaatatctaattacacagacaaattagtccacaaaaaaagccTATATAATCAttcacgttatacattcccccgctttttccacattttcctctatttcttagctcatattagtctcagcgtgataaaatatataaaatgggctgtctaacactgaaataattgttcaaattggaccagcagttcctgagattagagcgttcaaacaaacaaactcttccgctttatctacactactattataaagaggaaagatttgattgtttgtttgtcttgaatag
This genomic window contains:
- the LOC121726288 gene encoding zinc finger protein 37-like isoform X1, encoding MEVFLYNSTVCRLCGEENDNGTFLYSSEENNQNLCKTINTYLPIKVSDDGQLPRTICPGCTIQLEATVEFLNLIINGQKVIRKLYQREKEYKRSIAKGAKESDVDADNIIYEINTTDGVYLVDHPASLHIAGLEKPKRKRGRPPKSAKSQEETTTQKPEESVKEVKEQQNEEEPSGKRRRKTPTRYKEAVQGPELERILIEEGVIDADEKTVSKAEAVRVPKTPAPPKEPQVIGHLEISGEPIVVMRSRGRPKGPSRQKIEECPICDMKFTSVGRYMSHVARHGPVQFKCGCDTVFATRQSFCEHQKETGHTGRTVVPCVPKEENEETNAKTEIKDETVSQDSTSQTSTDQTMTIVDSAETMQELNETPTVTENELEGEIVEIQEEEINVEGDYVITTSEENNEVNMDSTIETKTETETEENGRHKFKCQFCPKLYNSKQSKSLHMKAVHMGERGHVCGECGARFAYPRSLALHKISHRRARNRGFACDLCGKVLNHPSSVVYHKQSEHAAQRFVCGKCGKCFRHKQLLQRHQLVHSEARPYACKICNSRFKTKPNLLNHQLLHSGIKKFSCQICKVKFAHKTSLTLHMRWHTGQKPFVCGVCGKSFSQKGNLSEHERIHTGEKPFACSLCPRRFTTSSQHRLHMRRHELTQQQNLRIQVENPEQEVVIESPQKQLNASNKVKKPISLLVNESQIREDESEQVIYVAYESADGLPSFRVINEESVEIEEQPQAADLYSGSSLLVPSQLQALQTDSETIYLDNQQLINSEDLQMQQMEIENGEIENEQLELDNVQLELETEDLVLEDNIMEEKVSADHIRDARGQGLQFTMQDGTRLALASIDGGAIQVITHDGQTIPVEINGYNEEEQESHSENILQHLNVVKSEDSDNVTYFIRNVSNTWKK
- the LOC121726288 gene encoding zinc finger protein 37-like isoform X2, encoding MEVFLYNSTVCRLCGEENDNGTFLYSSEENNQNLCKTINTYLPIKVSDDGQLPRTICPGCTIQLEATVEFLNLIINGQKVIRKLYQREKEYKRSIAKGAKESDVDADNIIYEINTTDGVYLVDHPASLHIAGLEKPKRKRGRPPKSAKSQEETTTQKPEESVKEVKEQQNEEEPSGKRRRKTPTRYKEAVQGPELERILIEEGVIDADEKTVSKAEAVRVPKTPAPPKEPQVIGHLEISGEPIVVMRSRGRPKGPSRQKIEECPICDMKFTSVGRYMSHVARHGPVQFKCGCDTVFATRQSFCEHQKETGHTGRTVVPCVPKEENEETNAKTEIKDETVSQDSTSQTSTDQTMTIVDSAETMQELNETPTVTENELEGEIVEIQEEEINVEGDYVITTSEENNEVNMDSTIETKTETETEENGRHKFKCQFCPKLYNSKQSKSLHMKAVHMGERGHVCGECGARFAYPRSLALHKISHRRARNRGFACDLCGKVLNHPSSVVYHKQSEHAAQRFVCGKCGKCFRHKQLLQRHQLVHSEARPYACKICNSRFKTKPNLLNHQLLHSGIKKFSCQICKVKFAHKTSLTLHMRWHTGQKPFVCGVCGKSFSQKGNLSEHERIHTGEKPFACSLCPRRFTTSSQHRLHMRRHELTQQQNLRIQVENPEQEVVIESPQKQLNASNKVKKPISLLVNESQIREDESEQVIYVAYESADGLPSFRVINEESVEIEEQPQAADLYSGSSLLVPSQLQALQTDSETIYLDNQQLINSEDLQMQQMEIENGEIENEQLELDNVQLELETEDLVLEDNIMEEKVSADHIRDARGQGLQFTMQDGTRLALASIDGGAIQVITHDGQTIPVEINGYNEEEESHSENILQHLNVVKSEDSDNVTYFIRNVSNTWKK